The DNA segment AAGGCCGAAGCGTTGCGCAGGATGCACGACCGCTCGCGTATCCTGGTGCTGGTCAACGTGTGGGATGCGATGAGCGCCCGCGCGGTCGAGGATGCCGGCGCCCGCGCGATCGCCACGAGCAGCGCCACATTGTCCCATTCGATCGGCTATGCCGACGGCGAGTCCGCGCCACGCGCTGAATTCGTCGGCGCTATAGCGCGGATCGCGCGCGCCGTGCACGCTCCGGTCACCGCCGATACCGAATCCGGCTTCGGCCGCACGCCCGCCGAAGTCGCCGAAACCGTCCGGATGGTGATCGAAGCGGGCGCGGTCGGGATCAATCTCGAGGACGGAGTGATCGAACGCCGCGGCGAACTGTACGAACCGGCACAGGCGCTCGAGCGGCTTAACGCGGCGCGCGACGCCGCGGCAAGAGCCGGCGTGCCGATTGTGATCAATGCGCGCACCGACGTCTTTCTGCTCGGTGTCGGCCCCAAAGAGGAGCGTCTTGCCCATGCGGTGCGGCGCGCCAATCTCTACCGCGAGGCGGGCGCCGATTGCCTGTTCGTGCCGGGCGTGCGCGATCCGGAAACCATCGGCGCGCTGGCGAAGCAAATCAACGGACCGATCAACATCCTCGCCGGCCCGACTTCGCCGCCGGTCGGCGAGTTGGAACGCCTTGGCGTGGCGCGGGTCAGCGTCGGTTCATGGCCGGGCCTCGCGGCCTTCGCGCTCGCGCGCAATATCGCGCAGGAGCTGCTCGGAGCGGGGACGTATAACTTCATGACCGGCGCCGTCACCTATCCGGAGGCCAACGCGATGATGAAGCGGCGCGGACCAGCGCCGCGTTCCTAGGCGGCCGCCAATGCCCGCGAGCGTGGCTCCGAGGCAGATGCGTGCTCCGCACGCACCGGTCCGTCGTGAAGCGTCGTTCGAACTCGAATTGCCGGGGGCGCTCGATCCGGCGGCGTCGCTCGAGATGTTCCGCCGCTCGGGCGACGACCTGCTCGACCGCTGGGACGGCCGCACCTTCCTGCGGACGATGGAAATCGACGGTCACGCGGTCGCTTTCGCGACGACATTTGCGGGAACGCGCGCGCGCCCCGCGGTTCGCGTCGCGATCGACGATGGCCGCTACGCCGAACCGATCCTCGCCGCGGTCCGCGCCACTTTCGTTTCGTCGCCGCGGCATTTTGCGGAGCTCCGCCGCGCCGATCCGCTCATGGCGCGGCTGGACGCGCGCTATCGTGGCTTCAGACCCGTGCTGCAGCTCAATCTGCTGGGCGCGCTGGTGCGATGCATCAGCGCCCAGCAGGTCAATTTGCGCTGGGCGTCCGAGACCCGCCGGCGTCTGGCGGAACGCTTCGGCGACAAGCATACCGTTGACGGCGCGACCGTTTACAGCCTTAGACCCGGACGCCTGGCGAGCGCCGCGCCGGCCGAGATTCGCGCGCTCCAGTTCACCAATCGCAAGGCCGAGTACGTAATCGCGGTGGCGCAGGCAGTCGCACGCGGCCAAATCGCGATCGGGCGGCTCGCGGGCCTTTCCGATGCGGAGGTGATCGATGAACTGGTAGCGCTCCGAGGAATCGGCGTATGGACGGCGGAATGGATCCTGGCGCGCACGCTCGGACGGCCGCGCGTCGTCGCCGGCGACCTCGGCGTGCGCAAGGCGATCGGTATCGCGTATCGAAACGGCGCGATGCCCTCTGAGGACGAGGTCCGGGACCTGACCGCTCACTGGGACGTTTCGGCCGCGCACGCGCAAGCGCTACTGCTGCACGCGCTCGGCGAAAAAGAGCTCGCAGCGCTGGCCATCGCGCACTAACCGCCTTCCCTCTGCCGCTTGCAGCCGCGGCGATCGCGGCGGCCTAACCCCGGCACGAGGCAATGCGCTATGGTTCCGGACAGAGGTGCGCCAGGGACGGGAGCGCGGGGAGAGGTCGTATGAAGCTTGCTAAGAAACGGCGGATGGAGGATCGCCTAGGCGCCCGCACCCAATC comes from the Candidatus Binataceae bacterium genome and includes:
- a CDS encoding isocitrate lyase/phosphoenolpyruvate mutase family protein, encoding KAEALRRMHDRSRILVLVNVWDAMSARAVEDAGARAIATSSATLSHSIGYADGESAPRAEFVGAIARIARAVHAPVTADTESGFGRTPAEVAETVRMVIEAGAVGINLEDGVIERRGELYEPAQALERLNAARDAAARAGVPIVINARTDVFLLGVGPKEERLAHAVRRANLYREAGADCLFVPGVRDPETIGALAKQINGPINILAGPTSPPVGELERLGVARVSVGSWPGLAAFALARNIAQELLGAGTYNFMTGAVTYPEANAMMKRRGPAPRS